In one window of Lacticaseibacillus casei DSM 20011 = JCM 1134 = ATCC 393 DNA:
- a CDS encoding DHH family phosphoesterase, with the protein MKKLFERIRMPEFLEDMRMRYAAIAMVVLAVIGILIGALIRPWLALLMLLILISLVATIFYALETIAKNTNQYISDLSYRIKRGEQEALIKMPIGIMIYDEDLNIEWTNPFLQKYFGDTDVLGQPLEKVDAELAELIRSHEDTNETKMVTWGQHQFEIIVQKSIGVVYLMDVTRYAEIEERAEDEKIAIGQIFIDNYDEITQTMDDQVVTNLNSYVTNQLTDWANQFGMFLKRIDNDRFFLLAYAKSLKDVERDKFKILDAIREETSKQNYPLTLSVGIAYGDEDLAQLAVTSQSNLDLALGRGGDQVVVRAKGHEARFYGGKTNPMEKRTRVRARMVAQALQELFKQTDKVFVVGHKRPDMDAVGAAMGIRRIAQMNGKECYIVIDPDHLHSDVERLMGQVGQDPEVANAIVTPEAALSQATDQSLLILVDHSKPSISAAPELYKRLAARTVIIDHHRRGEEFPDNPMLVYIEPYASSTCELIAEMFEYQPTNVPSLDKLEATAMLAGITVDTKSFSLRTGTRTFDAASYLRSMGADGMLAQNLLKENIDSFIQRNHLIDTIEMIAPNMALCTGEEDKRYDPVIAAQAADTMLSLNGVDASFVITKRPSGDIGISARSTGDVNVQVIMEAMGGGGHLSNAATQIKGKTIAEVRSDLLAQIKKADEDA; encoded by the coding sequence ATGAAGAAATTATTTGAACGGATTCGTATGCCGGAGTTTTTGGAAGACATGCGGATGCGGTATGCAGCAATTGCGATGGTGGTTCTTGCGGTCATCGGCATTCTGATCGGAGCCTTGATCCGCCCGTGGCTGGCTTTGTTGATGCTGTTGATTTTAATCAGTCTTGTGGCGACGATTTTTTATGCCCTTGAGACCATTGCCAAGAATACGAATCAGTATATTTCGGATCTTAGTTATCGGATTAAGCGCGGGGAACAAGAAGCGCTGATTAAAATGCCGATCGGGATCATGATTTATGATGAGGATCTGAATATTGAGTGGACGAATCCGTTTCTCCAGAAGTATTTTGGTGATACGGATGTGCTGGGGCAGCCACTGGAAAAAGTAGATGCCGAGCTGGCCGAGCTGATTCGCAGTCACGAGGACACTAATGAAACCAAAATGGTGACCTGGGGCCAGCATCAGTTTGAGATTATCGTGCAAAAGAGCATCGGCGTTGTCTATCTGATGGATGTCACGCGTTATGCTGAAATTGAAGAGCGCGCGGAAGATGAAAAGATTGCTATCGGGCAGATTTTCATTGATAACTATGACGAAATTACCCAGACGATGGATGACCAGGTTGTCACGAATTTGAATAGTTATGTCACCAACCAGTTGACAGATTGGGCCAACCAATTTGGCATGTTTTTGAAGCGGATCGACAACGATCGCTTTTTCTTACTGGCATATGCCAAGTCGCTAAAGGATGTTGAACGGGATAAGTTCAAGATTCTGGATGCGATTCGGGAAGAAACCTCTAAGCAGAATTATCCATTAACCCTGTCTGTCGGGATTGCTTATGGTGACGAAGATTTAGCTCAACTCGCGGTCACCTCGCAGAGTAACCTGGATCTGGCGCTGGGTCGTGGCGGCGATCAGGTTGTGGTCCGGGCTAAAGGTCATGAAGCCCGATTCTATGGCGGTAAAACTAATCCCATGGAGAAGCGGACTCGGGTACGGGCACGCATGGTCGCGCAAGCCTTGCAAGAGTTGTTTAAGCAAACAGATAAAGTCTTTGTCGTTGGTCACAAGCGGCCGGATATGGATGCTGTCGGGGCAGCGATGGGGATTCGGCGTATTGCTCAGATGAATGGCAAGGAATGTTACATCGTCATTGACCCCGACCACTTGCATTCCGATGTTGAACGGCTGATGGGACAGGTTGGTCAGGATCCGGAAGTGGCTAATGCGATTGTGACTCCAGAAGCGGCGTTGTCACAGGCAACGGATCAGAGTCTGCTGATTTTGGTTGACCACAGTAAGCCGTCAATTTCAGCCGCGCCTGAGTTGTACAAGCGGTTGGCGGCACGAACCGTGATTATTGATCACCATCGCCGCGGGGAAGAGTTCCCGGACAATCCGATGCTGGTTTACATTGAACCGTATGCCAGCTCGACGTGTGAGCTGATTGCCGAAATGTTTGAATATCAGCCGACAAATGTTCCAAGCCTGGATAAGCTTGAAGCAACGGCGATGTTAGCTGGGATTACCGTGGATACGAAGTCGTTCAGCTTGCGGACCGGCACGCGGACGTTTGACGCGGCCAGTTATCTGCGTTCCATGGGTGCTGACGGGATGTTGGCGCAGAACCTGTTGAAAGAAAATATCGACAGCTTCATCCAACGCAACCATTTGATTGACACAATTGAAATGATTGCCCCAAATATGGCACTATGTACTGGGGAAGAAGATAAGCGCTATGATCCGGTGATTGCTGCCCAAGCGGCTGACACCATGCTGTCGTTGAATGGTGTCGATGCCAGTTTTGTCATTACCAAACGTCCCAGCGGTGATATCGGCATTTCTGCCCGCTCGACCGGGGATGTGAATGTGCAGGTTATCATGGAAGCCATGGGCGGCGGCGGCCATTTAAGCAATGCGGCCACCCAGATCAAGGGCAAAACAATCGCCGAAGTTCGCAGCGACTTACTTGCTCAGATCAAAAAAGCAGACGAAGACGCGTGA
- a CDS encoding MurR/RpiR family transcriptional regulator, with amino-acid sequence MSVEGNYQSTRGELSEAEKKIVDYVLTHAQDVLTMSVYELAKAAGASPATVSRAAQRLHFAGYNELKMQLAADLNGEANELDYQEIQKDESLTTIKTKLRTNAERSLSETVDQVDEATVQTITDLIHHSRQMLLFGVGASYLSAQNIAQKWGRLGYACHFSDDLNLFLPVAATADPKRTLTWFISNSGESPEAVLGAKLAKKAGLPVIATTKLGNNSLAHYADIVIQTSQPMEAPNRFAATQSLHAQFMLIDILYYAYVSRFYDTSKKQTDDSKALVTTYKEFMRHGFK; translated from the coding sequence ATGAGTGTTGAAGGTAATTACCAAAGTACGCGCGGTGAACTTTCAGAAGCCGAAAAGAAAATCGTGGACTACGTGTTAACCCACGCGCAAGACGTCCTGACGATGAGTGTTTATGAACTTGCCAAAGCTGCCGGTGCCAGTCCTGCCACAGTCAGTCGGGCCGCCCAGCGATTGCATTTTGCCGGCTATAACGAATTAAAAATGCAGCTGGCCGCTGATTTAAATGGTGAGGCTAATGAGCTGGATTATCAGGAAATTCAAAAGGATGAAAGTCTGACTACCATTAAAACCAAATTGCGCACCAATGCCGAGCGCTCTTTAAGCGAAACGGTTGATCAAGTTGACGAAGCTACAGTGCAAACGATCACCGATCTGATTCACCATAGTCGGCAGATGTTGCTATTCGGCGTTGGCGCCTCGTATCTTTCCGCGCAAAATATTGCGCAAAAATGGGGGCGCCTCGGTTACGCCTGCCATTTCAGCGATGATCTGAATCTTTTTCTTCCGGTCGCCGCCACTGCCGATCCCAAGCGTACCCTCACTTGGTTTATTTCAAACTCCGGCGAGTCACCGGAAGCAGTCTTGGGCGCTAAATTGGCTAAAAAAGCCGGACTGCCGGTGATTGCCACGACCAAACTCGGCAACAACTCACTCGCGCATTATGCCGATATCGTGATTCAAACGTCACAACCGATGGAGGCGCCTAATCGATTTGCGGCAACGCAGTCGTTACACGCACAGTTTATGTTAATTGATATTTTATATTACGCCTACGTCAGCCGCTTTTACGACACTTCCAAAAAACAAACCGATGATTCAAAGGCGCTGGTAACAACTTACAAAGAATTTATGCGCCATGGCTTCAAATAA
- the murQ gene encoding N-acetylmuramic acid 6-phosphate etherase has product MTLSINLDQMTTETRNQRTMHLDTMSVHEFATVMNAEDQTVAPSVHQALPAIEAAIQTITAAFKQNGRLFYIGAGTSGRLGVLDAAECVPTFGVSPEMVQGLIAGGMKAMTVAVEGAEDSPALGKTDLEDRKLTANDVVVGIAASGRTPYVIGGLDYAQSVGAATISLACNAGAEISRHAEIAIEVPAGPEVLTGSTRLKAGTAQKLVLNMLSTGAMVGIGKVYKNLMVDVQPTNEKLVVRSQRIIQQATGCDAATAAKAFEAANRHVKLAIVMILTDQPSTIAQTLLNRANGFISKAVALSQEEEV; this is encoded by the coding sequence ATGACTTTATCAATCAATTTAGATCAGATGACCACCGAAACCCGTAATCAACGCACCATGCACCTGGACACCATGAGCGTCCACGAATTCGCGACGGTGATGAACGCCGAAGACCAAACCGTTGCCCCAAGCGTTCATCAGGCGTTGCCAGCCATTGAGGCGGCAATTCAAACGATCACCGCCGCTTTTAAACAAAATGGCCGTTTATTTTACATCGGCGCCGGCACCAGTGGCCGACTAGGCGTTTTGGATGCTGCCGAATGTGTACCAACCTTCGGCGTGTCACCGGAAATGGTGCAAGGGTTGATTGCCGGCGGGATGAAAGCCATGACAGTCGCCGTCGAAGGAGCCGAAGACTCACCGGCGCTTGGCAAAACGGATCTGGAAGACCGCAAGCTGACCGCCAACGATGTCGTTGTCGGCATCGCGGCAAGCGGACGGACGCCGTACGTGATCGGCGGACTCGACTACGCCCAATCTGTCGGCGCCGCAACGATTAGTCTGGCTTGCAATGCCGGCGCTGAAATCAGTCGGCATGCCGAAATCGCTATTGAAGTCCCCGCCGGTCCGGAAGTACTCACCGGTTCGACCCGACTCAAGGCCGGCACGGCGCAAAAACTCGTTTTAAACATGCTCTCAACCGGTGCCATGGTCGGGATTGGCAAAGTTTACAAGAATCTCATGGTCGATGTCCAGCCAACGAACGAAAAGTTGGTTGTCCGCAGCCAGCGCATCATTCAACAAGCGACCGGTTGTGATGCAGCAACTGCAGCAAAGGCCTTCGAGGCAGCCAATCGGCACGTTAAATTAGCAATTGTTATGATTTTGACCGACCAACCTAGCACCATCGCGCAAACGTTACTCAATCGTGCAAACGGCTTCATCAGCAAAGCCGTTGCACTAAGTCAGGAGGAGGAAGTATAA
- a CDS encoding glucose PTS transporter subunit IIA — translation MGQDKYQIMGDGIYAQVGGPQNVAKLIHCMTRVRMTIKDNAKVNVAGLKKVPGVLGVVEEETLQVIVGPGTVNKVAQAMVAKVGVGLGDPFPDSAVSGNGHLDNKSAVEAKAAEVHAAHKASLKQTWWRTALKHISAIFIPLIPAFVGAGLISGIAGILANMLAAGQLPKDWTQFITVLKVINGGLFTFLNIYVGINAATEFRATPGLGGIIGGLIYLPGIVAPVTITNIFTHQPLLAGQGGIIGVIFAVWLLALVENQLHRFIPDSIDIIFTPMLSLLSIGVLTIFFIMPLAGWVSNSLVGSINWILQVGGAFSGFVLGLAFLPMVMLGLHQIITPIHLEMIKNTGFTALLPILAMAGGGQVGAALALWIKCRKNKQLTRLIKGALPVGILGVGEPLIYGVSLPLGRPFITACIGGGIGGAVVGAFGHVGAITIGPSGAALIPLIANHQWMAYVFGLLASYAGGFVATYFFGVPKSAMVATAADGTVIDEAAPQEEAPSPEQPTTDPEAETATVQTGAINFVAPATGQLKDLSEVADDVFSQKMVGDGFAVEPTSGTIVAPVDGTIVSVMPTKHAWTMTTATGLEILVHMGLDTVELNGAPFSIEVNDQDTVKAGQPIATMDLAAVKAAGKGTTVMTIITNMDHVASLTAFTDQDVAAGDEVFTVTSK, via the coding sequence ATGGGGCAAGATAAATATCAAATCATGGGGGACGGCATCTACGCACAAGTCGGCGGCCCACAAAACGTCGCGAAACTGATCCACTGTATGACGCGTGTGCGAATGACCATCAAAGACAACGCCAAAGTCAACGTGGCTGGCCTGAAAAAGGTGCCCGGCGTTCTCGGCGTCGTTGAAGAAGAAACACTACAAGTCATCGTTGGTCCCGGAACCGTCAACAAAGTCGCCCAAGCGATGGTTGCCAAAGTCGGTGTCGGCTTAGGTGATCCATTCCCGGACAGCGCTGTTTCCGGAAATGGCCATCTAGACAACAAATCCGCTGTCGAGGCCAAGGCAGCCGAGGTCCACGCTGCCCACAAAGCGTCATTGAAACAAACCTGGTGGCGCACCGCTTTGAAACACATTTCGGCCATTTTCATTCCATTGATCCCGGCATTTGTCGGCGCGGGGTTGATTTCCGGAATTGCCGGCATTTTAGCGAACATGTTAGCTGCCGGACAACTGCCAAAAGACTGGACCCAATTCATCACAGTTCTAAAAGTTATCAACGGCGGTCTGTTCACCTTCCTGAACATCTATGTCGGCATTAATGCGGCAACCGAATTCCGAGCAACTCCTGGTCTCGGCGGCATTATCGGTGGTTTGATCTACCTGCCGGGCATTGTCGCACCAGTGACGATTACCAATATCTTCACCCATCAGCCGTTATTGGCCGGGCAAGGCGGGATCATCGGCGTTATCTTCGCTGTTTGGTTGCTGGCCCTCGTTGAAAACCAGTTGCACCGCTTCATTCCAGACTCAATTGACATCATTTTCACGCCTATGCTGAGCTTATTATCAATTGGTGTGCTGACAATCTTCTTCATCATGCCGCTTGCCGGATGGGTGTCTAATTCACTCGTCGGCTCCATCAACTGGATTCTCCAAGTCGGCGGTGCCTTCTCTGGGTTTGTTTTGGGACTGGCATTCCTGCCAATGGTCATGTTGGGATTGCATCAGATTATCACACCGATTCATCTGGAAATGATCAAAAATACCGGCTTTACGGCGTTGCTGCCGATCCTTGCCATGGCTGGCGGCGGCCAGGTCGGTGCCGCCTTGGCCTTGTGGATTAAGTGCCGTAAGAATAAGCAACTGACCCGCCTCATCAAAGGCGCGTTACCGGTCGGCATTCTCGGTGTCGGAGAACCGTTGATTTACGGCGTGAGCTTGCCACTTGGCCGGCCGTTCATCACCGCTTGTATCGGTGGTGGCATTGGCGGCGCTGTTGTCGGTGCTTTTGGCCACGTCGGCGCCATCACCATCGGTCCTTCCGGTGCAGCGCTCATCCCGCTGATTGCTAACCACCAATGGATGGCGTATGTCTTTGGTTTACTCGCTTCTTACGCTGGCGGATTTGTGGCCACCTACTTCTTTGGGGTTCCAAAAAGTGCTATGGTCGCAACGGCGGCTGACGGCACGGTCATTGACGAAGCGGCCCCGCAAGAAGAGGCTCCTAGCCCAGAACAACCAACTACTGATCCTGAAGCCGAAACAGCAACCGTTCAAACCGGCGCCATCAACTTTGTCGCCCCAGCTACAGGGCAGCTGAAGGATTTATCCGAAGTTGCAGATGACGTTTTCTCTCAAAAAATGGTGGGCGACGGTTTTGCCGTCGAACCTACCAGTGGGACAATTGTTGCCCCAGTGGATGGCACCATTGTCAGTGTCATGCCAACCAAACATGCCTGGACGATGACCACAGCTACCGGTCTGGAAATTCTGGTACACATGGGCTTAGACACCGTCGAGCTTAACGGCGCACCGTTCTCAATTGAGGTCAACGACCAGGATACCGTCAAGGCCGGTCAGCCAATTGCCACCATGGACTTAGCGGCAGTCAAAGCAGCCGGCAAAGGAACCACCGTGATGACCATCATCACCAACATGGATCACGTCGCCTCCCTGACAGCCTTCACGGATCAGGATGTTGCGGCGGGGGATGAGGTCTTTACGGTGACTAGTAAGTAG
- a CDS encoding DUF871 domain-containing protein, with translation MIGFSCYLSEPADEQQTAYLKQMQQAGFTGVFTSLQLPEDDPKTLRQRLNHLITSCHQLGLAVVADISLASLKRLGIAPRDCSGIEALQLDGVRIDDGIDMTTVAALSHTMGVALNASTLSSETIDQLANAKANLRHIEAWHNFYPRPETGLDPCWFQQKNHWLHTLGFKTMAFIPGDAQQRGPLFAGLPTLEPHRGLLPLAAYLDLKRLATDHVYIGDPQLSPRSIAAFQAYTSDQVLLIQTEAADERLYHLTWHNRPDVAQQVVRLAEARLEHIFAAPEPHRTVERPRGSITLDNTRYGRYAGELQITRCDLPADPKVNVVGHVAPVALPLLDHIGPHQALRFKQ, from the coding sequence ATGATCGGGTTTTCATGCTATCTCAGTGAACCGGCTGATGAACAACAAACAGCTTATCTCAAACAGATGCAGCAAGCAGGCTTCACCGGGGTATTCACATCTTTGCAGTTACCGGAAGATGATCCAAAAACTTTACGACAACGTTTAAACCACTTAATCACGAGCTGTCACCAATTAGGTTTGGCAGTTGTGGCCGACATTTCCCTGGCTAGTTTGAAGCGACTGGGGATTGCGCCGCGGGACTGTTCTGGCATCGAAGCCTTACAACTAGACGGCGTGCGCATTGACGACGGCATTGACATGACCACGGTCGCAGCACTGTCGCACACGATGGGGGTTGCGCTCAATGCCAGCACCCTTTCGTCCGAAACCATTGATCAGTTGGCCAATGCCAAAGCCAACCTCAGGCACATCGAGGCGTGGCACAATTTCTATCCCCGACCGGAAACCGGCTTGGATCCATGTTGGTTCCAACAAAAAAATCACTGGTTGCACACACTCGGCTTTAAAACCATGGCCTTTATTCCTGGCGATGCTCAGCAACGGGGTCCCCTTTTTGCTGGCTTGCCGACACTTGAACCTCATCGCGGCTTACTACCGCTGGCTGCTTATCTGGACCTCAAGCGACTGGCAACCGACCATGTTTACATCGGCGACCCGCAACTCAGCCCACGTAGCATCGCTGCTTTTCAGGCCTATACGAGCGACCAGGTACTTTTGATTCAAACCGAAGCCGCTGATGAGCGCTTATATCATTTGACCTGGCATAATCGCCCGGATGTCGCCCAGCAAGTCGTGCGACTGGCAGAAGCCCGCCTTGAGCATATTTTCGCCGCCCCGGAGCCGCATCGCACCGTTGAACGTCCGCGCGGCAGCATTACCCTTGATAACACCCGCTATGGCAGATACGCTGGCGAACTCCAAATAACCCGCTGCGACTTACCAGCCGATCCGAAAGTCAATGTGGTCGGTCACGTCGCACCGGTAGCGTTGCCTTTGCTTGATCATATCGGTCCGCACCAAGCGCTCCGCTTCAAGCAGTAA
- the dnaB gene encoding replicative DNA helicase yields MDNQLIEQQPPHSDEAERAVLGGIFLNADTLPDAQEYVTADDFYKKAHRLLFQAMTDLQDNGTAIDTVTVTDYLDNHNQLDDIGGAGYITDLVASTPIASNVVYYAKIVQQKSTLRKLINTAQNIASRSYTEQDDVEGLVEDAERQIMDVSENRNQVGFKQIKDVLNQAMAQIDQLYQNDQTITGLPTGFRDLDKITTGLHEDEMIILAARPAVGKTAFALNIAQNVGTKTDKSVAIFSLEMGAEQLVNRMLCSEGSIDANHLRTGQLNEEEWQNLIIAMGSLSKAKIYMDDTPGIRMAEIRAKCRRLAREQGDLGLIIIDYLQLIEGSGQENRQQEVSAVSRQLKKLAKELHVPVIALSQLSRGVEQRQDKRPVLSDIRESGSIEQDADIVAFLYRDDYYRDAEGDDDDDQGGSDDGDGNVGEVEVIIEKNRSGPRGTVKLLFVKSHNKFTNIAYNGPDQ; encoded by the coding sequence ATGGATAATCAGTTAATTGAACAGCAACCGCCGCATAGTGATGAAGCGGAACGTGCCGTCCTTGGCGGAATTTTTCTGAATGCCGACACATTGCCGGATGCCCAGGAATACGTGACGGCAGATGACTTCTATAAAAAAGCGCATCGGCTTTTGTTCCAGGCGATGACGGACTTACAGGACAACGGAACTGCCATTGATACGGTCACGGTAACGGACTATCTTGACAATCACAACCAGTTGGACGACATCGGTGGTGCCGGTTATATTACCGATTTGGTGGCATCGACGCCGATCGCCAGTAACGTGGTTTATTACGCCAAAATTGTGCAGCAAAAGAGTACCTTACGTAAGCTGATTAACACGGCGCAAAATATTGCCAGCCGTAGCTATACTGAACAAGATGATGTTGAAGGCCTAGTTGAAGATGCCGAACGCCAGATCATGGATGTTTCCGAGAATCGCAACCAAGTCGGATTTAAGCAAATTAAAGATGTTTTGAATCAAGCAATGGCGCAAATCGATCAGCTGTATCAAAATGATCAGACAATTACCGGTTTGCCGACTGGATTCCGCGACCTCGATAAAATCACGACCGGACTGCATGAAGATGAAATGATTATTTTAGCTGCGCGCCCGGCTGTCGGGAAGACGGCGTTTGCGCTGAATATTGCGCAAAATGTCGGTACGAAGACCGATAAAAGTGTCGCGATTTTCAGTTTGGAAATGGGCGCGGAACAGCTGGTTAACCGGATGTTGTGTTCAGAAGGCAGTATTGATGCCAATCATCTGCGCACTGGCCAGTTGAACGAAGAAGAATGGCAGAATCTGATTATTGCCATGGGCAGTTTGAGTAAAGCAAAAATTTATATGGATGATACACCCGGTATCCGGATGGCCGAGATTCGGGCTAAGTGCCGGCGACTGGCGCGTGAACAAGGCGACCTGGGGCTTATCATCATTGATTATCTCCAGCTAATTGAAGGCTCTGGTCAGGAAAATCGGCAACAGGAAGTCAGCGCCGTGTCGCGGCAACTCAAGAAGCTGGCAAAAGAATTACACGTGCCAGTCATCGCTTTGTCACAGTTGAGTCGTGGCGTGGAACAGCGGCAAGACAAGCGCCCGGTTTTGAGTGATATTCGTGAATCCGGCTCAATTGAACAGGATGCCGATATTGTTGCTTTCTTATATCGAGACGATTATTATCGCGATGCGGAAGGCGATGACGATGATGACCAAGGCGGAAGTGACGACGGGGATGGTAATGTCGGCGAAGTCGAAGTCATTATTGAGAAGAACCGTTCCGGCCCCCGTGGCACCGTGAAGTTGTTATTCGTCAAATCGCACAATAAATTCACAAATATTGCCTATAATGGACCAGATCAGTAA
- a CDS encoding adenylosuccinate synthase gives MGTVVIVGTQWGDEGKGKITDFLSQGAKVVSRYQGGDNAGHTIHANGQVYKLRLIPSGVLYPHQLSVIGNGVVVNPKSLVGELARLAEQGVTGENLRISDRAHVILPYHIKLDKLQEAAKGADKIGTTNRGIGPAYMDKAARVGIRMADLLDKEIFEERLKANLKAKNEEFVKVYDSTPMAFDDIFEEYYNYGQQLKQYVCDTSIVLNDAIDKGEHVLFEGAQGIMLDIDQGTYPFVTSSNPAGGVTVGAGVGASKIDRVVGVAKAYTSRVGDGPFPTELLDDTGDFIRNAGHEFGTVTGRPRRIGWFDAVVVRHSRRVAGITDLCLNSIDVLTGLDTVKICVAYERDGERIENYPASLKFLSECKPVYEELPGWKEDITHAKTLAELPENARHYVERITELLGVDLLTFSVGPDRDQTNVIANVWDKVE, from the coding sequence ATGGGAACTGTAGTTATTGTCGGCACACAGTGGGGCGACGAAGGTAAAGGGAAGATTACCGATTTCCTGAGCCAAGGCGCCAAGGTGGTAAGCCGTTACCAAGGTGGCGACAACGCTGGCCACACGATTCATGCTAACGGCCAGGTTTACAAACTGCGCTTGATTCCGTCTGGGGTTCTTTATCCGCATCAACTATCTGTGATCGGTAATGGTGTTGTCGTCAACCCTAAGAGTCTGGTCGGCGAACTGGCCCGTCTTGCTGAGCAAGGGGTGACGGGTGAAAACTTACGGATTTCGGATCGCGCCCATGTTATTTTGCCTTACCATATCAAACTTGATAAGTTACAAGAGGCTGCCAAGGGTGCCGACAAAATTGGCACCACCAATCGCGGCATCGGACCGGCCTATATGGACAAAGCGGCCCGTGTCGGGATTCGGATGGCGGATCTGCTTGATAAAGAAATTTTTGAAGAACGATTGAAGGCTAACCTGAAGGCCAAAAATGAAGAATTCGTCAAAGTCTATGACAGCACACCAATGGCATTTGATGATATTTTTGAGGAATATTACAACTACGGCCAGCAACTCAAGCAATATGTTTGCGACACGTCAATTGTCTTGAACGATGCGATTGATAAGGGTGAACATGTTCTTTTTGAAGGTGCACAAGGCATCATGCTGGATATTGACCAAGGGACGTATCCGTTTGTGACGTCATCGAACCCTGCTGGCGGTGTGACCGTGGGTGCCGGTGTCGGGGCATCCAAGATCGATCGGGTGGTCGGTGTTGCCAAGGCGTATACATCACGGGTTGGCGATGGGCCGTTCCCGACTGAATTACTGGATGACACTGGCGACTTTATTCGCAATGCCGGTCATGAGTTCGGTACGGTTACCGGCCGGCCGCGGCGGATTGGCTGGTTTGACGCTGTTGTGGTTCGCCACTCACGCCGGGTTGCGGGCATTACTGATTTGTGCCTGAATTCGATTGATGTGCTGACGGGCTTGGACACGGTCAAAATCTGTGTGGCTTACGAACGTGATGGCGAACGAATCGAGAATTATCCGGCATCGCTGAAGTTCCTGAGTGAATGCAAGCCGGTTTATGAAGAGTTGCCTGGCTGGAAGGAAGACATCACCCATGCCAAAACGCTGGCGGAACTGCCGGAAAATGCGCGGCATTATGTTGAGCGGATTACTGAATTGCTTGGCGTTGATCTGTTGACCTTCTCCGTTGGCCCGGATCGTGATCAGACAAATGTGATTGCGAATGTTTGGGATAAGGTTGAGTAA
- the rplI gene encoding 50S ribosomal protein L9, whose protein sequence is MKVIFTQDVRGKGNRGQVKEVPDGYAENFLIRKGLAKAATPQAMSALRGQQRLEEKKEAEKKAEAEALKAKIEDDKTVVQIQAKAGEDSRLFGSIPSKQIATALDRQYQIKVDKRKIDLKQPIRSLGFTNVPVNLFPGIDARIRVHVLEQK, encoded by the coding sequence ATGAAAGTCATCTTTACACAAGACGTTCGTGGTAAGGGTAATCGCGGTCAGGTGAAGGAAGTACCTGACGGCTATGCCGAGAACTTTTTGATTCGCAAGGGTTTGGCTAAGGCGGCCACTCCGCAAGCCATGAGTGCTTTGCGTGGGCAACAACGGCTCGAAGAAAAAAAAGAAGCTGAGAAGAAGGCTGAGGCTGAAGCGCTTAAAGCCAAGATTGAAGACGACAAGACAGTTGTGCAGATTCAAGCCAAGGCCGGTGAAGATTCCCGGTTGTTTGGTTCGATTCCTAGCAAGCAGATCGCCACGGCGTTGGATCGGCAATATCAGATTAAAGTCGATAAGCGTAAGATCGATTTGAAGCAGCCGATTCGTTCGCTAGGCTTTACCAACGTTCCGGTCAACCTGTTCCCTGGCATCGATGCGCGGATTCGGGTTCACGTGCTTGAGCAGAAGTAG